Proteins co-encoded in one Oreochromis aureus strain Israel breed Guangdong linkage group 3, ZZ_aureus, whole genome shotgun sequence genomic window:
- the pfn1 gene encoding profilin-1: MSWQGYIDNLKTADQSGTCPVAEAAICGITSGQESVWASSPGIQVTVDEIKKLGASDRSSFAQNGVHIGGVRCRLIRDQMDFDGVFALDLKTSADAEGNTFSICVGKAKTAIVIAKGTKDASGGQVSSKVFKIVEYLRKAGY, translated from the exons ATGTCGTGGCAAGGTTATATTGATAACTTGAAGACAGCCGACCAGAGCGGGACGTGCCCGGTGGCAGAGGCAGCCATCTGTGGAATCACATCTGGGCAGGAGAGCGTTTGGGCCAGCTCACCCGGCATCCAAGTCacg GTCGATGAGATCAAGAAGCTGGGTGCTAGCGACCGGTCGAGCTTCGCTCAGAATGGCGTTCACATCGGCGGAGTAAGGTGCCGGCTGATCCGAGACCAGATGGACTTTGACGGAGTCTTTGCGCTGGACCTGAAGACCTCAGCAGATGCCGAAGGAAACACGTTCAGCATATGTGTCGGAAAGGCAAAAACAG CGATAGTCATAGCCAAGGGCACGAAAGACGCCTCTGGTGGTCAGGTATCCAGCAAGGTGTTCAAAATCGTTGAGTACCTGAGGAAGGCTGGTTATTAG